The Panicum virgatum strain AP13 chromosome 5K, P.virgatum_v5, whole genome shotgun sequence genome has a window encoding:
- the LOC120706529 gene encoding 60S ribosomal protein L30-like: MVATKKTKKSTDNINNKLQLVMKSGKYTLGYKTVLRTLRNSKSKLVIIANNCPPLRKSEIEYYAMLAKVTVHHFHGNNVDLGTACGKYFRVCCLSIIDPGDSDIIKTTSGDQ, translated from the exons ATGGTGGCCACAAAGAAGACG AAGAAGTCCACGGACAATATCAACAACAAGCTTCAGCTTGTGATGAAGAGCGGCAAGTACACGCTCGGCTACAAGACCGTCCTCAGGACTCTTAGGAACTCCAAGT CGAAGCTTGTGATCATTGCTAACAACTGCCCTCCCCTTCGGAAGTCTGAAATTGAGTACTATGCAATGCTGGCTAAGGTCACTGTTCACCATTTCCATGGAA ACAATGTTGACCTGGGTACAGCCTGTGGAAAATACTTCCGTGTCTGCTGTCTTAGCATTATTGATCCAG GTGATTCGGATATCATCAAGACTACATCGGGTGACCAGTAA